A genome region from Panthera uncia isolate 11264 chromosome A3 unlocalized genomic scaffold, Puncia_PCG_1.0 HiC_scaffold_11, whole genome shotgun sequence includes the following:
- the DSTN gene encoding destrin, translated as MASGVQVADEVCRIFYDMKVRKCSTPEEIKKRKKAVIFCLSADKKCIIVEEGKEILVGDVGVTITDPFKHFVGMLPEKDCRYALYDASFETKESRKEELMFFFWAPELAPLKSKMIYASSKDAIKKKFQGIKHECQANGPEDLNRACIAEKLGGSLIVAFEGCPV; from the exons GCCTCAGGAGTGCAAGTTGCAGATGAAGTATGTCGCATTTTTTATGACATGAAAGTTCGGAAGTGCTCCACAccagaagaaatcaagaaaagaaagaaggctgTCATTTTTTGTCTCAGTGCAGACAAAAAGTGCATCATtgtagaagaagggaaagagatcTTGGTTGGAGATGTTGGTGTAACCATAACCGATCCTTTCAAGCATTTTGTGGGAATGCTTCCTGAAAAAGATTGTCGCTATGCTTTGTATGATGCAAGCTTTGAAACCAAGGAATCCAGGAAAGAGGAGTTGAtgttttttttt TG GGCACCAGAACTAGCTCctctgaaaagtaaaatgatCTATGCAAGCTCCAAGGATGCAATCAAAAAGAAGTTTCAAG GCATAAAACACGAATGTCAAGCAAATGGGCCAGAAGACCTCAATCGGGCTTGTATTGCTGAAAAGCTAGGTGGATCCTTAATTGTAGCTTTTGAAGGATGCCCTGTGTAG